The following proteins come from a genomic window of Streptomyces sp. ALI-76-A:
- a CDS encoding extracellular solute-binding protein, translated as MTTVGVRRSRRLGRGGIRRLVPLAAVATAGALLLSACGGSGSDSGGNAKSLTFWISTVPGQDAGWKKMVAQYKKETGVDVKLVNIPYDGYDAKLRNAAQANSLPDVAAVPKLDPIWSNKLIDLSSIANNKTNKINANFVAKDSSGKVLSIPSDVTASGMFINKSLFEKAGVSYPTSPEKTWTWTEFIKAADEVREKTKAKYSLTFDQSPSRLRAMVYEMGGKYVHADSSGKFSADAATKKAVDYFVGLNDDKTMPKSVWTSGADPSAMFQSGDVVAYWSGVWQVPAFAESIKKFEWASVPTPAQPVQASDVNSGGMTVGFNNNADAATAATKFLSWLYEPAHYQALCEASGFLPVESGLNPKYPFTSEAAQAAFKLYNESIPLYAPISGYFNSAQTNWVLKGKSLTEDPTKTELGKAINGQQSADKALQNIVDGYNQQVGG; from the coding sequence ATGACCACTGTGGGTGTGCGGCGCTCCCGCCGACTCGGCCGCGGCGGCATACGCCGCCTGGTTCCCCTCGCTGCCGTGGCCACGGCAGGTGCCCTGTTGCTCTCCGCCTGCGGCGGGTCGGGATCCGACTCGGGCGGGAACGCCAAGTCGCTGACGTTCTGGATCTCCACGGTTCCGGGGCAGGACGCGGGCTGGAAGAAGATGGTGGCGCAGTACAAGAAGGAAACCGGCGTCGACGTCAAGCTCGTCAACATCCCCTACGACGGCTACGACGCGAAGCTGCGCAACGCCGCGCAGGCGAACTCCCTGCCCGACGTGGCGGCCGTGCCGAAGCTGGACCCGATCTGGTCGAACAAGCTGATCGACCTCAGCTCCATCGCCAACAACAAGACCAACAAGATCAACGCCAACTTCGTCGCCAAGGACTCGTCCGGGAAGGTTCTGTCGATCCCCTCGGACGTCACCGCGTCCGGCATGTTCATCAACAAGTCACTCTTCGAGAAGGCCGGCGTCTCCTACCCGACCTCCCCCGAGAAGACCTGGACCTGGACCGAATTCATCAAGGCGGCGGACGAGGTCCGGGAGAAGACCAAGGCCAAGTACTCCCTGACGTTCGACCAGTCGCCGTCCCGGCTCCGCGCCATGGTGTACGAGATGGGCGGGAAGTACGTCCACGCGGACTCCTCCGGCAAGTTCTCGGCGGACGCGGCGACCAAGAAGGCCGTGGACTACTTCGTCGGACTGAACGACGACAAGACCATGCCGAAGTCGGTGTGGACCAGCGGCGCCGACCCGTCGGCCATGTTCCAGAGCGGTGACGTCGTCGCTTACTGGTCCGGCGTGTGGCAGGTTCCCGCCTTCGCGGAGAGCATCAAGAAGTTCGAGTGGGCGAGCGTCCCGACTCCCGCCCAGCCGGTGCAGGCCAGCGACGTCAACAGCGGCGGCATGACGGTGGGCTTCAACAACAACGCCGACGCGGCCACCGCGGCGACGAAGTTCCTGTCCTGGCTGTACGAGCCGGCCCACTACCAGGCGCTGTGTGAGGCGTCCGGGTTCCTGCCGGTCGAGAGCGGTCTGAACCCGAAGTACCCCTTCACTTCCGAGGCGGCACAGGCGGCGTTCAAGCTGTACAACGAGTCGATCCCGCTCTACGCCCCGATCTCCGGCTACTTCAACAGCGCGCAGACGAACTGGGTGCTGAAGGGCAAGAGCCTCACCGAGGACCCGACCAAGACGGAGCTCGGCAAGGCGATCAACGGCCAGCAGTCGGCCGACAAGGCCCTGCAGAACATCGTGGACGGCTACAACCAGCAGGTCGGCGGCTGA
- a CDS encoding sugar ABC transporter permease: MTKRASDVSAVSVSPPRRRSKYTLAPLVLIAANVVLFALFFVWPAVIGLVYSFTNYTGVGAFQYIGLDNYSKLLGDSTFYEAGTRTLLYTVLFVPLNFVFSLLIANVLVSKHAKGVSVARVFFFIPWLLSPIVVGVLWRWLFGENFGLVNYLIEKLGGSAVPWQSNADLSLMVVVVAASWAWTGFSMLLFIAAIKNVPTSYYEAAALDGAGPWRQFISITLPSIAPTSFIVILLNTIHGMKEYPLFASLNNGGPGTSNNLLVQYIYQTGFKAGQIGYASAASFVLMLFLMGVALIQLMVNRRVENR; the protein is encoded by the coding sequence ATGACAAAACGCGCCTCGGACGTGTCCGCCGTGTCCGTGAGCCCGCCCAGGAGACGCAGTAAGTACACCCTTGCGCCGCTCGTTCTCATCGCGGCCAATGTCGTGCTCTTCGCACTGTTCTTCGTCTGGCCGGCGGTGATCGGGCTCGTCTACTCGTTCACGAACTACACGGGTGTGGGGGCGTTCCAGTACATCGGACTGGACAACTACAGCAAGCTGCTCGGAGACTCCACGTTCTACGAGGCGGGGACCCGGACGCTGCTGTACACCGTGCTCTTCGTTCCGCTGAACTTCGTGTTCTCGCTGCTCATCGCCAACGTGCTGGTGAGCAAGCACGCCAAGGGCGTGTCGGTCGCCCGCGTCTTCTTCTTCATCCCGTGGCTGCTGTCGCCCATCGTGGTGGGTGTCCTGTGGCGGTGGCTGTTCGGTGAGAACTTCGGACTGGTCAACTACCTCATCGAGAAGCTCGGCGGAAGCGCCGTGCCGTGGCAGTCGAACGCGGACCTGTCGCTGATGGTGGTCGTGGTGGCGGCATCCTGGGCCTGGACGGGCTTCTCCATGCTGCTGTTCATCGCGGCGATCAAGAACGTACCGACGTCGTACTACGAGGCGGCCGCGCTCGACGGCGCCGGTCCGTGGCGCCAGTTCATCAGCATCACACTGCCGAGCATCGCGCCCACCTCCTTCATCGTCATCCTGCTCAACACGATCCACGGGATGAAGGAATACCCGCTGTTCGCCTCCCTCAACAACGGCGGACCCGGAACGTCGAACAACCTGCTTGTCCAGTACATCTACCAAACCGGCTTCAAAGCAGGCCAGATCGGCTACGCGAGCGCCGCGTCGTTCGTGCTCATGCTCTTCCTGATGGGCGTCGCGCTCATCCAGCTGATGGTCAACCGGCGGGTGGAGAACCGATGA
- a CDS encoding carbohydrate ABC transporter permease has protein sequence MTTTDTPRKVDAASVRAVSRNRPRRSGSGGLRRAVPATTLLWVLAALYAVPVLWFVLSSFKPAGDLFSLPLTLFPQNPTLSGYTEAWRSANFAQYFINTTIVCVIATILTVGVSCCTGYALAKYDNKWLKVFFVGILATTMLPSEVMLAPQFLVVRDLGLYNSLAGIILPAVLTATGCFMFRQFFLTVPDELIEAARIDGAPELSIFLRIMVPISRPIMLTLAILSFQWRWNDYIWPLLMLNDPEKFTVQIGIQSLVGAQNINWSVLLGGSVISMVPLIVVFLVFQRYVMNADINAGLKD, from the coding sequence ATGACAACCACAGACACGCCGCGTAAGGTCGACGCCGCTTCCGTACGGGCCGTCTCCAGAAATCGGCCCCGCAGATCGGGCAGCGGTGGGCTTCGGCGCGCGGTGCCCGCGACGACTCTGCTGTGGGTCCTGGCGGCCCTCTACGCGGTGCCGGTGCTGTGGTTCGTCCTCAGCTCCTTCAAACCGGCGGGAGACCTGTTCTCCCTTCCGCTGACGCTGTTTCCGCAGAACCCCACGCTGTCGGGTTACACGGAAGCGTGGCGCAGCGCCAACTTCGCCCAGTACTTCATCAACACAACCATCGTGTGTGTGATCGCGACGATCCTCACGGTGGGAGTCAGCTGCTGCACGGGGTACGCGCTGGCCAAGTACGACAACAAGTGGCTCAAGGTCTTCTTCGTCGGCATCCTGGCCACCACGATGCTGCCGTCCGAGGTCATGCTCGCCCCGCAGTTCCTGGTGGTCCGCGACCTCGGCCTCTACAACTCGCTCGCCGGCATCATCCTCCCGGCCGTGCTCACCGCGACCGGCTGCTTCATGTTCCGCCAGTTCTTCCTGACGGTCCCCGACGAACTCATCGAGGCCGCCCGCATCGACGGCGCGCCTGAGCTGTCGATCTTCCTGAGGATCATGGTGCCGATCTCCCGGCCCATCATGCTGACGCTCGCCATCCTGTCGTTCCAGTGGCGGTGGAACGACTACATCTGGCCGCTGCTGATGCTCAACGACCCCGAGAAGTTCACCGTGCAGATCGGCATCCAGAGCCTCGTCGGGGCGCAGAACATCAACTGGTCGGTGCTGCTCGGCGGATCGGTCATCTCCATGGTGCCGCTGATCGTCGTCTTCCTGGTGTTCCAGCGGTACGTCATGAACGCCGACATCAACGCCGGACTGAAGGACTGA
- a CDS encoding nucleoside/nucleotide kinase family protein, which translates to MPLTFDDLLTRARALPRPGRRAILGIAGSPGAGKTTLAVHLVRALNGAGDPWVAHVPMDGFHLADVELDRLGRRDRKGAPDTFDAAGYAALLRRLRERTDDGIVYAPGFERVLEQPIAGAIPVPPTARLVVTEGNYLLLGTGAWEQVRAELDEVWFCAPDEDERVRQLIARHKQFGKTHEEAVTWVLRTDERNAELVAATRDRADLVVRGVGGWPDAAGHHRAGGGPGAAGADAGG; encoded by the coding sequence GTGCCGCTGACCTTCGACGACCTCCTCACCCGCGCCCGCGCCCTGCCCCGCCCCGGGCGCCGTGCGATCCTCGGCATCGCCGGCAGCCCCGGCGCGGGCAAGACGACGCTCGCCGTGCACCTGGTGCGCGCGCTCAACGGGGCCGGCGACCCGTGGGTCGCCCATGTCCCCATGGACGGCTTCCACCTCGCGGACGTCGAGCTGGACCGGCTCGGCCGGCGCGACCGCAAGGGCGCGCCCGACACGTTCGACGCGGCGGGGTACGCGGCGCTGCTGCGGCGGCTGCGTGAGCGGACGGACGACGGCATCGTGTACGCGCCCGGCTTCGAGCGGGTGTTGGAGCAGCCGATCGCGGGGGCGATCCCGGTGCCGCCGACCGCCCGGCTGGTCGTGACGGAGGGCAACTACCTGCTGCTGGGCACGGGGGCGTGGGAGCAGGTCCGGGCGGAGCTGGACGAGGTGTGGTTCTGTGCACCGGACGAGGACGAGCGCGTGCGTCAACTGATCGCCCGCCACAAGCAGTTCGGCAAGACCCATGAGGAGGCGGTGACCTGGGTGCTGCGCACGGACGAGCGCAACGCGGAGCTGGTGGCCGCGACGCGGGACCGCGCCGACCTGGTGGTGCGGGGGGTCGGGGGGTGGCCGGACGCGGCCGGACATCACCGTGCCGGCGGTGGACCGGGAGCGGCCGGAGCGGACGCCGGCGGATGA
- a CDS encoding beta-phosphoglucomutase family hydrolase, with the protein MTQLGLPADIQACLFDLDGVVTRTAVVHAAAWKEMFDAFLREREGEHFRPFTDADYDEYVDGRPRADGVRTFLASRGIELPEGTPGDPPDAPTVHGLGNRKNDLVLEKIRTDGVEAYDGTLRYLAAVRAKGLRTAIVSSSANCRDVLRAVGAEDLFDVRIDGVVAAERQLPGKPRPDTFLAAAKDLGVDAARCAVFEDALAGMDAGRSGHFGHVVGVDRVGQTDALYAHGADVVVKDLAELGGPA; encoded by the coding sequence ATGACGCAGCTCGGTCTTCCCGCAGACATCCAGGCCTGCCTCTTCGACCTCGACGGTGTGGTCACCAGGACGGCCGTCGTGCACGCGGCCGCCTGGAAGGAGATGTTCGACGCGTTCCTGCGGGAACGCGAGGGCGAGCACTTCCGGCCGTTCACCGACGCCGACTACGACGAGTACGTCGACGGCCGCCCCCGCGCCGACGGCGTCCGCACCTTCCTCGCCTCCCGCGGCATCGAGCTGCCCGAGGGCACACCGGGCGACCCACCCGACGCGCCGACGGTCCACGGTCTGGGCAACCGCAAGAACGACCTGGTCCTGGAGAAGATCCGCACCGACGGGGTCGAGGCCTACGACGGCACCCTGCGCTACCTCGCCGCGGTCCGCGCCAAGGGCCTGCGCACCGCGATCGTCTCCTCCAGCGCCAACTGCCGTGACGTGCTGCGCGCGGTGGGTGCCGAGGACCTCTTCGACGTACGGATCGACGGGGTGGTGGCCGCCGAGCGGCAACTGCCGGGCAAGCCGCGCCCCGACACCTTCCTGGCCGCCGCGAAGGACCTGGGTGTCGACGCCGCCCGCTGCGCCGTCTTCGAGGACGCCCTGGCCGGCATGGACGCGGGCCGCTCCGGACACTTCGGCCACGTCGTCGGCGTCGACCGGGTCGGACAGACCGACGCGCTGTACGCGCACGGCGCGGACGTGGTCGTGAAGGACCTCGCCGAACTGGGAGGCCCGGCGTGA
- a CDS encoding glycosyl hydrolase family 65 protein has protein sequence MIAHRSYTVEPWAVRETDLNLDVLAQSESVFALSNGHVGWRGNLDEGEPHGLPGSYLNGVYELHPLPYAEAGYGYPESGQTVINVTNGKVLRLLVDDEPFDLRYGRLVAHERCLDLRRGVLERTCEWISPAGSRVRVRSTRLVSLTQRAIAAVAYEVEPVDSRTRVVIQSELVANESLPEPNGDPRAAQGLKSPLAPEEDFASGARLRLVHRTRRSGFRVAVAADHVIDGPERTTTGSESNVDVSRLTVTSVLEPGQRLRVEKFVAHGWSGARSRPAMSDQVEAALAAAAHSGWQGLLDEQRAYLDDFWDRADVEVDGDEEIQQAVRFALFHVLQAGARAEQRAIPAKGLTGSGYDGHAFWDTEAFVLPLLTYTAPDSVAEALRWRQNTLPAARERARQLGLNGAAFPWRTIEGSEGSAYWPAGTAAFHVNAAIADAVVRYTTATGDTAFERDTGVELLVETARLWRSLGHHDHHGVFHIDGVTGPDEYSAIADDNTYTNLMARANLLAAAEACERHAEQAVRLGVDEEESASWRDAAEAVHIPYNRELGVHEQHAGFTRHQRWDFDGTRPDQYPLLLHFPYFDLYRKQVVKQADLVLAMYMCSGWFEEFHDEEQIARNFAYYEPLTVRDSSLSACCQAVVAAQAGHLDLAYDYTAEAALMDLADLEHNTRDGLHIASLAGTWTALVAGFGGLRRDGGSLRFAPRLPERFSRLAFTLQILGRRLRVEIGPDKATYTLMSGDPLRIRHHGTVLTVNGDGPVVREIPRHTPRPAPRQPPHRVPNAR, from the coding sequence ATGATCGCCCACCGGTCCTACACCGTCGAACCCTGGGCGGTGCGCGAGACCGATCTCAACCTCGACGTGCTCGCGCAGAGCGAGTCGGTGTTCGCCCTGTCCAACGGCCATGTCGGCTGGCGCGGCAACCTCGACGAGGGGGAACCGCACGGCCTGCCCGGCTCCTACCTCAACGGCGTGTACGAACTGCACCCGCTGCCGTACGCCGAGGCGGGCTACGGCTATCCGGAGTCCGGCCAGACCGTCATCAACGTCACCAACGGCAAGGTGCTCCGACTGCTGGTCGACGACGAGCCGTTCGACCTGCGCTACGGCCGTCTCGTCGCCCACGAACGCTGCCTGGACCTGCGCCGGGGCGTGCTGGAGCGCACCTGCGAGTGGATCTCGCCGGCCGGCTCCCGGGTGCGGGTGCGCTCGACGCGGCTGGTCTCCCTGACCCAGCGGGCGATCGCGGCCGTGGCGTACGAGGTCGAGCCCGTCGACAGCCGCACCCGCGTGGTGATCCAGTCGGAACTCGTCGCCAACGAGAGCCTGCCCGAGCCGAACGGCGACCCGCGCGCCGCCCAGGGGCTGAAGTCGCCGCTGGCACCGGAGGAGGACTTCGCCTCCGGTGCCCGGCTGCGCCTGGTGCACCGCACCCGCCGCAGCGGCTTCCGGGTGGCGGTGGCCGCCGACCACGTGATCGACGGGCCGGAGCGGACCACGACCGGCAGCGAGAGCAACGTGGACGTGTCCCGGCTGACCGTCACCTCCGTCCTGGAACCAGGACAGCGGCTGCGCGTCGAGAAGTTCGTCGCCCACGGCTGGTCCGGCGCCCGCTCACGTCCCGCGATGAGCGACCAGGTCGAGGCCGCGCTGGCGGCGGCGGCGCACAGCGGCTGGCAGGGCCTGCTGGACGAACAGCGGGCGTACCTCGACGACTTCTGGGACCGCGCCGACGTCGAGGTCGACGGCGACGAGGAGATCCAGCAGGCCGTCCGCTTCGCCCTCTTCCACGTCCTGCAGGCCGGCGCCCGGGCCGAGCAACGAGCCATCCCCGCCAAGGGGTTGACCGGCTCCGGCTACGACGGCCACGCCTTCTGGGACACCGAGGCCTTCGTCCTGCCCCTGCTCACCTACACCGCCCCCGACTCCGTCGCCGAGGCGCTGCGCTGGCGGCAGAACACCCTGCCCGCCGCCCGGGAACGCGCCCGCCAACTCGGCCTGAACGGCGCCGCGTTCCCCTGGCGGACCATCGAGGGCTCGGAGGGGTCCGCGTACTGGCCCGCCGGCACGGCCGCCTTCCACGTGAACGCCGCCATAGCGGACGCCGTGGTGCGCTACACGACGGCGACCGGCGACACCGCCTTCGAACGGGACACCGGCGTGGAACTGCTGGTGGAGACCGCCCGTCTGTGGCGTTCGCTCGGCCACCACGACCACCACGGCGTCTTCCACATCGACGGCGTCACCGGCCCCGACGAGTACAGCGCGATCGCCGACGACAACACGTACACCAACCTCATGGCCCGGGCGAACCTGCTGGCCGCCGCCGAGGCCTGCGAGCGCCACGCCGAACAGGCCGTCCGTCTCGGCGTCGACGAGGAGGAGAGCGCCTCCTGGCGCGACGCCGCCGAGGCCGTGCACATCCCCTACAACCGCGAACTCGGCGTGCACGAGCAGCACGCCGGCTTCACCCGCCACCAGCGCTGGGACTTCGACGGCACCCGCCCCGACCAGTACCCGCTGCTGCTGCACTTCCCCTACTTCGACCTGTACCGCAAACAGGTCGTCAAGCAGGCGGACCTGGTGCTGGCGATGTACATGTGCAGCGGCTGGTTCGAGGAGTTCCACGACGAGGAGCAGATCGCCCGCAACTTCGCCTACTACGAGCCGCTGACCGTACGGGACTCCTCGCTCTCGGCGTGCTGCCAGGCTGTCGTCGCCGCCCAGGCCGGGCATCTCGACCTCGCCTACGACTACACGGCCGAGGCGGCGCTGATGGACCTCGCCGACCTGGAGCACAACACCCGCGACGGGCTGCACATCGCGTCCCTCGCCGGCACCTGGACGGCCCTGGTCGCGGGGTTCGGCGGCCTGCGCCGGGACGGCGGCTCACTGCGGTTCGCGCCCCGCCTGCCCGAGCGGTTCAGCCGTCTCGCCTTCACCCTCCAGATCCTCGGCCGGCGCCTGCGCGTGGAGATCGGCCCGGACAAGGCCACGTACACCCTGATGTCGGGCGATCCCCTGCGGATCCGGCACCACGGCACCGTCCTGACCGTGAACGGCGACGGCCCCGTCGTCCGGGAGATCCCGCGGCACACGCCCCGCCCGGCACCGCGGCAACCCCCGCACCGCGTTCCCAACGCCCGCTGA